One window of Vibrio sinaloensis genomic DNA carries:
- a CDS encoding HU family DNA-binding protein, whose translation MNKTQLVEKIAENADLSKASAGRALDAFIEAVGETLQSGDQVALVGFGTFSVRTRAARTGRNPKTGEEIQIAEAKVPAFKAGKALKDSCN comes from the coding sequence GTGAATAAAACACAATTAGTAGAAAAAATCGCAGAAAATGCAGATCTATCTAAAGCTTCTGCGGGTCGTGCACTAGACGCATTTATCGAAGCAGTTGGCGAAACGCTTCAATCAGGTGACCAAGTTGCTCTAGTTGGCTTCGGTACTTTTAGCGTTCGTACTCGTGCAGCTCGCACTGGTCGTAACCCTAAAACAGGTGAAGAGATTCAAATCGCTGAAGCTAAAGTACCAGCGTTCAAAGCAGGTAAAGCTCTCAAAGATTCTTGCAACTAA
- the ppiD gene encoding peptidylprolyl isomerase, whose protein sequence is MMDRLREGVNSIAVKIILGLIILSFVFAGVGSYIVGGSGNSAAKVGNVEIGRGEFEQAYQNERNRMQAQLGDYFANLLADPSYVESFRKSVLDRMIDDVLIEQHAESLGLRVSDSQVRTMILDMPQFQVDGQFDQEIYQSALRRAGFSPESFAQYLRRDLIRTQLLTAIQASDFALPGEVETQSKLLTQTRDINKITLSLADFAAKAELSEQEIEQYYQQNTERYTRPEQAKVSFVELSAQQLKQSLTITDEEAEQYYQQNRDKFSSQEQRRVSHILVEGDDEAKAQAILDQLTAGADFAALAEEKSDDFGSASEGGSLGWIERDVMDPAFEEAAFALQNVGDTTGLVKSDFGYHIIKLDELKGSVSKPYQEVANDIKQELRDQRAVDKFYELQSELERVAFEFPDSLDDAAKAIDAQIQTTDFISQLDAPELLKTPAVMQAITSPEVNEDGLNSEVIEVAPEHVVVVRVEESREETVLPLDEVRDQVTQALANVKGEQAAIQLSQTLITDLKQGDKTSLNENGLMFTDTETLDRSSPLADVVFSMAKPTQEQPQYAQAKDLNGDIVIVELVNVASEFDPQYNQQIGAQITQVNAQQDLSGLVSILRETIDIEYYIVN, encoded by the coding sequence ATGATGGACCGATTACGCGAAGGCGTGAATAGCATCGCGGTTAAAATTATCCTAGGGCTTATCATCCTGTCTTTTGTATTTGCGGGTGTCGGTAGCTACATTGTGGGTGGCTCAGGCAATTCAGCAGCTAAAGTAGGTAATGTTGAGATTGGCCGTGGTGAGTTTGAGCAAGCTTACCAAAATGAACGTAATCGTATGCAGGCACAGCTTGGAGATTACTTCGCTAATCTGCTCGCTGATCCAAGCTACGTAGAGTCGTTCCGCAAGTCGGTACTTGATCGCATGATTGATGATGTGTTGATTGAGCAACATGCAGAGTCATTGGGGCTACGTGTTAGCGATTCTCAAGTCCGCACTATGATTCTTGACATGCCTCAGTTCCAAGTCGATGGTCAGTTTGACCAAGAGATTTACCAGTCCGCTCTACGTCGTGCCGGTTTCTCCCCTGAAAGCTTTGCCCAATATTTGCGTCGTGATTTGATTCGTACTCAGCTTTTGACTGCGATTCAAGCCAGTGACTTTGCTCTACCTGGCGAAGTGGAAACTCAAAGTAAGCTGCTCACCCAAACTCGTGATATCAACAAGATCACTCTATCTCTGGCGGATTTTGCCGCGAAAGCAGAACTGTCTGAGCAAGAAATTGAACAGTATTATCAGCAAAACACCGAGCGCTACACTCGTCCCGAGCAGGCTAAAGTCTCGTTTGTTGAGCTATCTGCACAACAGTTGAAACAGAGCTTAACGATTACCGATGAAGAAGCGGAGCAGTACTATCAGCAGAATCGAGATAAGTTCTCCTCTCAAGAGCAGCGTCGTGTTAGCCACATTTTGGTTGAAGGTGATGATGAAGCCAAAGCGCAAGCGATTCTTGACCAACTGACTGCAGGCGCGGATTTCGCTGCGTTAGCAGAAGAGAAATCTGACGATTTCGGCAGTGCATCGGAAGGCGGTTCTTTAGGTTGGATTGAACGTGATGTGATGGACCCAGCGTTTGAAGAGGCGGCGTTTGCGCTGCAAAACGTTGGTGATACAACGGGCTTGGTCAAGTCAGACTTTGGCTACCACATCATCAAACTTGATGAGCTTAAAGGCTCAGTATCTAAGCCGTATCAAGAAGTAGCGAACGATATTAAACAAGAGCTACGAGATCAGCGCGCAGTGGATAAGTTCTATGAACTACAAAGTGAACTAGAGCGTGTTGCGTTCGAGTTCCCAGATTCACTCGACGATGCTGCAAAAGCCATCGATGCTCAGATTCAAACCACAGATTTTATCTCTCAACTTGATGCGCCAGAGCTACTTAAAACGCCAGCTGTTATGCAAGCGATTACTAGCCCTGAAGTCAACGAAGATGGCTTGAACTCAGAGGTGATCGAAGTTGCGCCAGAACATGTGGTGGTGGTTCGTGTCGAAGAGAGTCGCGAAGAAACGGTTCTACCACTGGATGAAGTTCGTGATCAGGTGACTCAAGCTTTGGCTAACGTTAAGGGTGAGCAAGCAGCGATTCAACTATCACAAACCTTGATTACGGATCTCAAGCAAGGTGACAAAACGTCGCTCAATGAAAATGGTCTGATGTTTACCGATACTGAAACGTTAGACCGCAGTTCGCCGCTTGCTGATGTGGTATTCTCTATGGCGAAACCAACTCAGGAACAACCTCAGTATGCACAGGCGAAAGATCTCAATGGCGATATCGTTATAGTGGAACTGGTCAACGTAGCCTCTGAGTTCGATCCGCAATACAATCAGCAGATTGGTGCACAAATAACGCAAGTGAATGCACAGCAGGACCTCTCTGGTCTGGTGAGTATTTTGCGCGAAACGATAGACATCGAATACTATATCGTGAACTAA